Proteins encoded within one genomic window of Micromonospora halotolerans:
- the selD gene encoding selenide, water dikinase SelD, whose product MTDVLRLTDYARGGGCACKIPPGELETMVAGLAPAVGAAELLVGLEHGDDAAVVRLDERTGLVTTADFFTPVVDDAYDWGRIAAANALSDVYAMGGTPLVALNLLCWPREVLPLELAREVLRGGQDVAREAGCHLAGGHSVDDDGPKYGLAVTGVVRPEELITLDAGRAGLPLSLTKPLGVGVLNTRHKRTGERFPEAVASMARLNRDAARAAVAAGIRCGTDVTGFGLLGHASKLARASRLTVAIDAAAVPYLPGAREALREGFVSGGTRRNLDWVSPWTDFGAADEGERLLLADAQTSGGLLVAGEVPGGTVVGELLPASDHLIRVR is encoded by the coding sequence ATGACAGACGTCCTCCGGCTGACCGATTACGCCCGCGGCGGCGGGTGCGCCTGCAAGATCCCTCCGGGTGAGCTGGAGACGATGGTGGCCGGGCTGGCCCCGGCCGTCGGCGCCGCCGAGCTGCTGGTCGGTCTGGAGCACGGCGACGACGCCGCGGTGGTCCGGCTGGACGAACGCACCGGCCTGGTCACCACCGCCGACTTCTTCACCCCGGTGGTGGACGACGCCTACGACTGGGGGCGCATCGCCGCCGCCAACGCCCTCTCCGACGTGTACGCCATGGGCGGCACCCCGCTGGTCGCGCTGAACCTGCTCTGCTGGCCCCGGGAGGTGCTGCCGCTGGAGCTGGCCCGAGAGGTGCTGCGCGGCGGTCAGGACGTGGCCCGGGAGGCCGGCTGCCACCTGGCCGGCGGGCACAGCGTGGACGACGACGGCCCGAAGTACGGCCTGGCCGTCACCGGGGTGGTCCGGCCCGAGGAGCTGATCACCCTGGACGCCGGCCGCGCCGGCCTGCCGCTGTCGCTGACCAAGCCGCTCGGCGTCGGGGTGTTGAACACCCGGCACAAGCGCACCGGGGAGCGGTTCCCGGAAGCGGTCGCCTCGATGGCCCGGCTGAACCGGGACGCGGCCCGGGCGGCCGTCGCGGCCGGGATCCGCTGCGGCACCGACGTGACCGGGTTCGGGCTGCTCGGGCACGCCTCGAAGCTGGCCCGGGCCAGCCGGCTCACCGTGGCGATCGACGCGGCCGCGGTGCCCTACCTGCCCGGCGCCCGGGAGGCGTTGCGCGAGGGCTTCGTCAGTGGCGGCACCCGGCGCAACCTGGACTGGGTGAGCCCCTGGACCGACTTCGGCGCGGCCGACGAGGGGGAGCGGCTGCTGCTGGCCGACGCGCAGACCTCGGGTGGGCTGCTGGTGGCGGGCGAGGTGCCGGGCGGCACGGTGGTCGGCGAGCTGTTGCCGGCGAGCGACCACCTGATCCGGGTGCGCTGA
- a CDS encoding amino acid ABC transporter permease translates to MHVFADPTNLDAYLSGFLWILKLTGASAVLALVLGVFLAAFRVSPVPVLRGFGTAWVNIFRNTPLTLIIFFCYFGLYSTLGVNLSEDLDLNNFWLGVIGLSVYTAAFVCEAVRSGVNTVPAGQAEAARAIGLTFFQTLRIVILPQAGRAVVAPLGSVLIALCKNATIVGTIGVIEASSVMKQLINDNGDAVIPIFLVFAGTFAAILVPTGYFFGWLANRLAVKR, encoded by the coding sequence ATGCACGTATTCGCTGATCCGACCAACCTCGACGCCTACCTGTCGGGCTTTCTCTGGATCCTCAAGCTGACCGGCGCGTCGGCGGTCCTCGCGCTGGTGCTCGGCGTGTTCCTCGCCGCGTTCCGGGTCTCCCCGGTGCCGGTGCTGCGGGGCTTCGGCACGGCCTGGGTCAACATCTTCCGCAACACGCCGCTCACGCTGATCATCTTCTTCTGCTACTTCGGCCTCTACTCGACGCTGGGCGTGAACCTCTCCGAAGACCTGGACCTGAACAACTTCTGGCTCGGGGTGATCGGCCTGTCGGTCTACACCGCCGCGTTCGTCTGCGAGGCGGTCCGCTCCGGCGTCAACACCGTCCCGGCCGGTCAGGCGGAGGCGGCCCGGGCGATCGGGCTGACCTTCTTCCAGACCCTGCGCATCGTGATCCTGCCGCAGGCCGGGCGGGCCGTGGTGGCCCCGCTGGGCAGCGTGCTCATCGCGCTGTGCAAGAACGCCACGATCGTCGGCACCATCGGCGTGATCGAGGCCTCCAGCGTGATGAAGCAGCTGATCAACGACAACGGCGACGCCGTGATCCCGATCTTCCTGGTGTTCGCCGGCACCTTCGCCGCGATCCTCGTCCCGACCGGCTACTTCTTCGGCTGGCTGGCCAACCGACTGGCGGTGAAGCGCTGA
- a CDS encoding glutamate ABC transporter substrate-binding protein, whose product MRMKRVAAVAAAATLALGMSACGGDGDGGSGSSGAKGIIGKAQNQKKLVIGVKADQPGLGIQTGSQYEGFDIEIAKIVAKGLGVDANNIEWKTTVSANREPFIQQGTVDLVVATYTINDERKQKVNFAGPYFIAGQDLLVKADSTITGPEGLDGKKVCSAQGSTPAKRIQTDYPKAKLQQFDAYSKCINALETGTVDAVSTDDIILAGYAAQSQYAGKFKVVGKTFSTEPYGIGLKKDDKDGCEKVNEILKAAAADGTYKAAWDATLGKSGKAAPELDTTKLTNCGSV is encoded by the coding sequence ATGCGTATGAAGCGCGTGGCGGCAGTCGCCGCGGCGGCAACCTTGGCGCTCGGCATGAGCGCCTGTGGCGGCGACGGGGACGGGGGCTCCGGCAGCAGCGGGGCCAAGGGCATCATCGGCAAGGCGCAGAACCAGAAGAAGCTGGTCATCGGCGTGAAGGCCGACCAGCCGGGCCTGGGCATCCAGACCGGCAGCCAGTACGAGGGCTTCGACATCGAGATCGCCAAGATCGTGGCCAAGGGCCTCGGTGTGGACGCGAACAACATCGAGTGGAAGACCACCGTCTCGGCCAACCGCGAGCCCTTCATCCAGCAGGGCACCGTCGACCTGGTGGTGGCGACCTACACCATCAACGACGAGCGCAAGCAGAAGGTCAACTTCGCCGGCCCGTACTTCATCGCCGGTCAGGACCTGCTGGTGAAGGCCGACTCCACGATCACCGGGCCGGAGGGGCTGGACGGCAAGAAGGTCTGCTCGGCGCAGGGTTCCACCCCGGCCAAGCGGATCCAGACCGACTACCCGAAGGCCAAGCTCCAGCAGTTCGACGCGTACTCGAAGTGCATCAACGCTCTCGAGACCGGCACGGTCGACGCGGTGAGCACCGACGACATCATCCTCGCCGGCTACGCCGCGCAGTCCCAGTACGCCGGCAAGTTCAAGGTGGTCGGCAAGACCTTCTCCACCGAGCCCTACGGCATCGGCCTGAAGAAGGACGACAAGGACGGCTGCGAGAAGGTCAACGAGATCCTCAAGGCCGCCGCCGCGGACGGCACCTACAAGGCCGCCTGGGACGCCACCCTGGGCAAGAGCGGCAAGGCCGCGCCCGAGCTGGACACCACCAAGCTGACCAACTGCGGCAGCGTCTGA
- a CDS encoding amino acid ABC transporter ATP-binding protein: MNDVTTGEPLIVLDGVNKWFGPLHVLDDVSLSVGRGEVVVVIGPSGSGKSTLCRAINRLEPINSGTITFDGTPLPAEGKALAKLRSEVGMVFQSFNLFAHKTILENVTLGPVKVRREKPAAARERGLALLDRVGIANQADKYPAQLSGGQQQRAAIARALAMQPKAMLFDEPTSALDPEMVGEVLEVMTSLASDGMTMVVVTHEMGFARHAANRVIFMADGKLVEDAPPAEFFANPRSERAKDFLSKILTH, translated from the coding sequence GTGAACGACGTGACGACGGGCGAACCGCTGATCGTGCTGGACGGGGTGAACAAGTGGTTCGGCCCGCTGCACGTGCTGGACGACGTCTCGCTCTCCGTCGGCAGGGGCGAGGTGGTCGTGGTCATCGGCCCGTCCGGCTCCGGCAAGTCGACGCTCTGCCGGGCGATCAACCGGCTGGAGCCGATCAACTCGGGCACCATCACCTTCGACGGCACCCCGCTGCCGGCCGAGGGCAAGGCGCTGGCCAAGCTGCGCAGCGAGGTCGGCATGGTGTTCCAGTCGTTCAACCTCTTCGCGCACAAGACCATCCTGGAGAACGTCACCCTCGGCCCGGTGAAGGTGCGCCGCGAGAAGCCGGCCGCCGCCCGCGAGCGCGGCCTGGCCCTGCTCGACCGGGTGGGCATCGCCAACCAGGCGGACAAGTACCCGGCGCAGCTCTCCGGCGGCCAGCAGCAGCGGGCGGCCATCGCCCGCGCGCTGGCCATGCAGCCCAAGGCGATGCTCTTCGACGAGCCCACCAGCGCGCTCGACCCGGAGATGGTCGGCGAGGTGCTGGAGGTGATGACCTCGCTGGCCAGCGACGGCATGACCATGGTCGTGGTCACCCACGAGATGGGCTTCGCCCGGCACGCGGCCAACCGGGTCATCTTCATGGCCGACGGCAAGCTCGTCGAGGACGCGCCGCCGGCGGAGTTCTTCGCCAACCCGCGCAGCGAGCGGGCCAAGGACTTCCTCTCCAAGATCCTCACGCACTGA
- a CDS encoding amino acid ABC transporter permease, with translation MSMTTTVLYDHPGPRARVRNAVLSVVFGVGLAALLWWVYAKFDQAGQWEGSLWKPFAEAPTWTQFILPGLRQTLLAAATGMVLSLAFGILFAVGRLSDHRWVRIPAGVVVEFFRAVPLLLMIFFIFYGVPFLIQGPVSAFWSVVVGLTLYNGSVLAEAFRAGIRSIPGGQGEAAYAVGMRKSQVMRLILVPQAARAMLPVIVSQLVVLLKDTALGYIVAFPELLQRGVNDLSANRGNVVAAAIVVAAIYILINSLLTTLANWLDRRTRRRGFRIPRQTAAPDSTPAGGATVAEPQG, from the coding sequence ATGAGCATGACCACCACGGTTCTCTACGACCACCCGGGGCCGCGGGCCCGCGTGCGCAACGCGGTGCTCAGCGTCGTCTTCGGCGTCGGCCTGGCCGCGCTGCTCTGGTGGGTCTACGCCAAGTTCGACCAGGCCGGGCAGTGGGAGGGCAGCCTCTGGAAGCCGTTCGCCGAGGCGCCGACCTGGACCCAGTTCATCCTGCCCGGCCTGCGCCAGACGCTGCTCGCCGCGGCCACCGGCATGGTGCTGTCGCTGGCCTTCGGCATCCTGTTCGCCGTCGGCCGGCTCTCCGACCACCGGTGGGTCCGGATCCCGGCCGGCGTGGTGGTGGAGTTCTTCCGCGCCGTCCCACTGCTCTTGATGATCTTCTTCATCTTCTACGGCGTGCCGTTCCTCATCCAGGGGCCGGTCTCGGCGTTCTGGTCGGTGGTCGTCGGCCTCACCCTCTACAACGGGTCGGTGCTGGCCGAGGCGTTCCGCGCCGGCATCCGCTCGATCCCCGGCGGGCAGGGCGAGGCCGCATACGCCGTGGGCATGCGGAAGAGCCAGGTGATGCGGCTGATCCTGGTGCCGCAGGCCGCCCGGGCCATGCTGCCGGTGATCGTCAGCCAGCTCGTCGTCCTGCTCAAGGACACCGCCCTGGGCTACATCGTGGCCTTCCCCGAGCTGCTCCAGCGCGGCGTCAACGACCTGTCGGCCAACCGGGGCAACGTGGTGGCCGCCGCCATCGTGGTGGCCGCCATCTACATCCTCATCAACTCGCTGCTGACCACGCTGGCGAACTGGCTGGACCGACGTACCCGGCGGCGGGGCTTCCGGATCCCGAGGCAGACCGCGGCGCCGGACTCGACCCCGGCCGGCGGCGCCACCGTGGCGGAGCCGCAGGGCTGA